A genomic stretch from Luteolibacter flavescens includes:
- a CDS encoding GlsB/YeaQ/YmgE family stress response membrane protein, with translation MGDLVGWILLGLVAGAIARKVIPGEEKGGCLLTIVLGIIGAVVGGWIGRNVGFLPPDPNPGDWLPSLGSVVTATVGAMIVLLLWKWLRK, from the coding sequence ATGGGTGATCTCGTCGGATGGATCCTGCTGGGGCTCGTGGCCGGAGCCATCGCGCGAAAGGTCATCCCCGGCGAGGAAAAGGGCGGCTGCCTGCTCACCATCGTACTCGGCATCATCGGGGCCGTGGTCGGAGGGTGGATCGGGCGGAATGTCGGCTTCCTGCCCCCGGACCCGAATCCCGGCGACTGGCTGCCATCGCTCGGCTCCGTGGTCACCGCCACCGTCGGCGCGATGATCGTGCTGCTGCTATGGAAGTGGCTGCGGAAATGA
- a CDS encoding aminopeptidase, protein MHDARIDQLARQLVRYSTSLKKGEKVLLDLYDVPDSIGLALIREARAKGALPFVKIQSSRLTREMQKGAEDEQYKVMSKHLLAEMKDMDAYIAVRGSHNIAESSDVPAANMKLAMKHLRPVIDHRVKKTKWCVLRWPTPSMAQQAGMSTEAFEDFYFDVCLVDYKSLVPAATALKKLMDATDEVHITGPGTDLKFSIKDIPAIVCAGTHNIPDGEVFTAPVKNSVNGVISYNAPTIYQGIPFDSIVLTFENGKIVKAESPGKTKEINKILDSDEGARYIGEFALGYNAAIKHPMRDILFDEKIGGSFHFTPGQAYEDADNGNRSQVHWDMVNIQRKDYGGGEIRFDGKVIRKDGVFLPKSLAKLNG, encoded by the coding sequence ATGCACGACGCCCGTATCGACCAGCTCGCCCGCCAACTTGTCCGCTACTCCACCTCGCTGAAAAAAGGGGAGAAGGTCCTCCTCGATCTCTACGACGTGCCGGACTCGATCGGCCTCGCGCTGATCCGCGAAGCGCGGGCAAAGGGCGCTCTGCCCTTCGTGAAGATCCAGAGCTCGCGCCTGACCCGCGAGATGCAAAAGGGCGCGGAAGACGAGCAGTACAAGGTCATGTCGAAGCACCTCCTCGCGGAGATGAAGGACATGGACGCCTACATCGCCGTGCGCGGCAGCCACAACATCGCCGAGAGCAGCGACGTCCCGGCGGCAAACATGAAGCTGGCCATGAAGCACCTGCGCCCGGTCATCGACCACCGCGTGAAGAAGACCAAGTGGTGCGTGCTGCGCTGGCCCACCCCGTCCATGGCCCAGCAGGCGGGCATGAGCACGGAGGCCTTCGAGGACTTCTACTTCGATGTCTGCCTCGTGGACTACAAGTCGCTGGTCCCCGCCGCGACCGCGCTGAAGAAGCTGATGGATGCCACCGACGAGGTGCACATCACCGGCCCGGGCACCGACCTGAAATTCTCCATCAAGGACATCCCGGCCATCGTCTGCGCCGGCACGCACAATATCCCGGACGGCGAAGTCTTCACCGCCCCGGTGAAGAACTCGGTGAACGGCGTGATCTCCTACAACGCACCGACGATCTACCAGGGCATCCCCTTCGACTCGATCGTACTGACCTTCGAGAACGGCAAGATCGTCAAGGCCGAGTCCCCCGGCAAGACGAAGGAGATCAACAAGATCCTCGATAGCGACGAGGGCGCGCGCTACATCGGCGAATTCGCACTGGGCTACAATGCCGCGATCAAGCACCCGATGCGCGACATCCTCTTCGACGAGAAGATCGGCGGCTCCTTCCACTTCACACCCGGCCAGGCCTACGAGGACGCCGACAATGGCAACCGCTCGCAGGTCCACTGGGACATGGTGAACATCCAGCGCAAGGACTACGGCGGCGGCGAGATCCGCTTCGACGGCAAGGTCATCCGCAAGGACGGCGTCTTCCTGCCGAAGTCGCTGGCAAAGCTGAACGGCTGA
- a CDS encoding type II toxin-antitoxin system VapC family toxin, producing the protein MIHLDTNFLVELATMGSDGGRRLREWLKSGRQVGTSAIAWSEFCNGPLSHEQKEAAFAVLDENIADFTWRDGEEAARLFNLGGRRRGSHADCMIAASAIATGATLATRNHGDFERFVPYGLKLEVLE; encoded by the coding sequence ATGATCCACCTCGATACGAACTTCCTCGTCGAGCTGGCGACCATGGGCTCGGATGGCGGCAGACGGCTGCGCGAGTGGCTGAAGTCAGGCAGGCAGGTGGGCACCAGTGCCATTGCGTGGTCGGAGTTCTGCAATGGCCCGCTCTCGCACGAGCAGAAGGAAGCGGCCTTCGCGGTGCTGGATGAAAACATCGCCGACTTCACCTGGCGCGATGGCGAGGAGGCCGCGCGGCTCTTCAATCTCGGCGGACGGCGGCGCGGTTCACACGCGGACTGCATGATCGCCGCGAGCGCGATCGCCACCGGGGCAACGCTTGCCACGAGAAATCACGGCGATTTCGAGCGCTTCGTGCCCTATGGACTGAAGCTGGAGGTGCTTGAGTAA
- a CDS encoding ribbon-helix-helix protein, CopG family, translated as MASYSPRLVRTSMSLDTVTLGLLDELAKRESISKSEVMRRAVRKLKEESDREDHRLSPLAALEWLQKRGGLDSAESDAFKSAIREERDAKRYWWEA; from the coding sequence ATGGCTTCCTATTCGCCCCGGCTCGTGCGGACCAGCATGTCGCTGGATACCGTGACGCTCGGCCTGCTGGATGAGCTGGCAAAGCGCGAGTCCATCTCGAAGTCCGAGGTGATGCGTCGCGCGGTGCGCAAGCTGAAGGAGGAATCCGACCGCGAGGACCATCGCCTGTCGCCTCTCGCCGCGCTGGAATGGCTGCAAAAGCGTGGCGGGCTGGATTCGGCGGAGAGCGACGCTTTCAAGTCCGCCATCCGCGAGGAGCGGGATGCCAAGCGCTACTGGTGGGAGGCATGA
- the purN gene encoding phosphoribosylglycinamide formyltransferase has protein sequence MRLGILGSGSGSNMQAILDAIAAGTLDAEIALVLSDNPEGYILERAKKAGIPTGLIDCRGFKTKFPDEAQAETVAALQAAGVDLICLAGFMRLVKAPLLAAFPDRILNIHPALLPAFPGVAAWKQAIEAGASESGCTVHYVDDGMDTGPVILQAKVPVFPEDTAETLHQRIQVEEHRLYPEAIRKVADTLGL, from the coding sequence ATGCGCCTCGGTATCCTCGGCTCCGGTTCCGGTTCGAACATGCAAGCGATCCTCGATGCGATCGCCGCGGGTACCTTGGACGCGGAGATCGCGCTGGTGCTTTCCGACAATCCGGAGGGCTACATCCTGGAGCGCGCGAAGAAGGCGGGCATTCCCACCGGGCTGATCGATTGCCGCGGCTTCAAGACGAAGTTCCCGGATGAGGCGCAGGCCGAGACCGTCGCCGCCCTGCAGGCCGCGGGCGTGGACCTGATCTGCCTCGCGGGCTTCATGCGGCTGGTGAAGGCCCCGCTGCTGGCGGCCTTCCCGGACCGCATCCTGAATATCCACCCGGCGCTCCTGCCCGCTTTCCCCGGCGTCGCCGCCTGGAAGCAGGCCATCGAGGCAGGCGCCAGCGAGTCCGGCTGCACCGTTCACTACGTGGACGATGGCATGGACACCGGCCCGGTGATCCTGCAGGCGAAAGTGCCCGTTTTCCCGGAAGACACCGCCGAGACGCTCCACCAGCGCATCCAGGTGGAGGAGCACCGGCTCTACCCGGAGGCCATCCGGAAGGTGGCCGACACGCTCGGACTGTGA
- the miaB gene encoding tRNA (N6-isopentenyl adenosine(37)-C2)-methylthiotransferase MiaB, with protein sequence MPKVFIRTYGCQMNERDSEQVAQMFTEGGYTVTGEETDADAILVNTCSVRDQAEQKALGKMGSMGSYRRNKPHVVFGFMGCMAQSRGPELFERIPHLDVVVGTQKYHKVFDYVDTILQRRLHRRMDELELSLTGESVCDVEEEAGSQNTIRDHIPKDLNASAFVSIMQGCNMRCSFCIVPDTRGKERGRPIPEIVEEVKRLRDHGVKEITLLGQIVNLYGRTEFEKVDGKSPFVQLLEAVHAVDGIERIRFTSPHPIGYRDDLVAAFTYLPKLCSHIHFPMQSGSDRILKLMRRPYKNQKFVEICEKMKAARPGIAITTDIIVGFPGEEEEDFQATVDTVQRLQFDNAFVFRYSKRKDTPAAEMDGQLPERVKEERNQRLLDVVNEIAKAKHQALVGTVQQVLCEGPSKTNKQRLTGRTVTNKILIFDGDAHKLTGQFLDIRVEESTGFTLYGSVI encoded by the coding sequence ATGCCCAAGGTTTTTATACGCACCTACGGTTGCCAGATGAACGAGCGCGACTCCGAGCAAGTCGCGCAAATGTTCACCGAGGGCGGCTACACCGTCACCGGTGAAGAAACGGACGCCGACGCCATCCTCGTGAATACCTGCTCCGTGCGCGACCAGGCCGAGCAAAAGGCGCTCGGCAAGATGGGCAGCATGGGCAGCTACCGGCGGAACAAGCCGCACGTCGTCTTCGGCTTCATGGGCTGCATGGCGCAGAGCCGCGGCCCGGAACTCTTCGAGCGTATCCCGCACCTCGACGTGGTGGTGGGCACGCAGAAGTATCACAAGGTCTTCGACTACGTGGACACCATCCTCCAGCGCCGGCTCCACCGCCGCATGGATGAGCTGGAGCTCTCCCTGACCGGCGAGAGCGTCTGCGATGTGGAGGAGGAAGCAGGCTCGCAGAATACGATCCGCGACCACATCCCGAAGGACCTCAATGCGTCCGCCTTCGTCTCCATCATGCAGGGCTGCAACATGCGCTGCTCCTTCTGCATCGTGCCGGACACGCGCGGGAAGGAACGCGGCCGTCCGATCCCGGAGATCGTCGAGGAGGTGAAGCGCCTCCGCGACCACGGGGTGAAGGAGATCACGCTGCTCGGCCAGATCGTGAATCTCTACGGCCGCACCGAATTCGAAAAGGTCGATGGCAAGTCGCCCTTCGTTCAGCTCCTCGAGGCGGTGCATGCGGTGGATGGCATCGAGCGCATCCGCTTCACCTCGCCGCACCCTATCGGCTACCGCGACGATCTCGTGGCCGCCTTCACCTATCTGCCGAAGCTCTGCTCGCACATCCACTTCCCCATGCAGAGCGGATCGGACCGCATCCTGAAGCTGATGCGCCGCCCGTACAAAAACCAGAAGTTCGTCGAGATCTGCGAGAAGATGAAGGCCGCGCGGCCCGGCATCGCCATCACGACGGACATCATCGTCGGCTTCCCCGGCGAGGAGGAGGAGGACTTCCAGGCCACGGTGGATACCGTGCAGCGCCTGCAATTCGACAATGCCTTCGTCTTCCGCTACTCGAAGCGGAAGGACACCCCGGCCGCCGAGATGGACGGCCAGCTCCCCGAGCGCGTGAAGGAAGAGCGGAACCAGCGCCTGCTCGACGTGGTGAACGAGATCGCCAAGGCCAAGCACCAGGCCCTCGTCGGCACCGTCCAGCAGGTCCTCTGCGAAGGCCCGTCGAAGACGAACAAGCAGCGCCTGACCGGCCGCACCGTCACGAACAAGATCCTCATCTTCGACGGTGACGCCCACAAGCTGACCGGCCAGTTCCTCGACATCCGCGTCGAGGAAAGCACCGGCTTCACGCTCTACGGCAGCGTCATCTGA
- a CDS encoding OmpP1/FadL family transporter: protein MKLSLVCRASLLLSAVLMTRSYGLGIEFTYHDPEVLARGNAGVASNGNASAVYYNPAMLGSGEGSDLLLTGYVLDYKVAHTGPAGHTDLKDGPAVAASAFASTPLSDRVTLGLGLYSPFGQKNEWPDNSPLRAYATETELLFMAGTAALGIEVTPSFRLGLSVSAVESTADINRGLFVPGDTFSVEGDGQGWGVGGGFMWEPLEGHRIGGTARYWSPVTYKGHSTTALILPAPGVAISPVKSELEFPLEATVGYAWTPNEKWLFEVDVTFNDWSSFENFTLEQPGGTIVEPMNWEDSYVIAAGVTRKWASGWWVGGGYWFAEKTTPDANFNPRLPDVDLHVVSIGTGYRTECWAADFTYQYGYGEPRQITGSAPTLSGASADGKMTYRAHGFSAGVRWFW from the coding sequence ATGAAACTCTCCCTAGTGTGTCGTGCCAGCTTGCTCCTTTCCGCCGTCCTGATGACGCGGAGTTACGGGCTTGGCATCGAGTTCACCTATCACGATCCCGAGGTGCTTGCACGCGGAAATGCGGGCGTGGCGTCGAATGGCAATGCGTCCGCCGTTTACTACAATCCCGCGATGCTCGGCTCGGGCGAGGGCTCGGACCTGCTGCTCACGGGATATGTGCTGGACTACAAGGTGGCCCACACCGGCCCGGCAGGCCACACGGACCTGAAGGACGGCCCGGCGGTGGCGGCCAGTGCCTTCGCCTCCACACCGCTCAGCGACCGCGTGACGCTCGGCCTCGGTCTCTACTCTCCCTTCGGCCAGAAGAACGAGTGGCCGGACAATTCCCCGCTGCGTGCCTACGCGACGGAGACGGAGTTGCTTTTCATGGCGGGCACCGCCGCGCTGGGGATCGAGGTCACGCCGTCCTTCCGCCTCGGGCTCTCCGTGAGCGCGGTGGAAAGCACCGCGGATATCAACCGCGGGCTCTTCGTCCCCGGGGACACGTTTTCGGTCGAGGGCGATGGCCAGGGCTGGGGCGTCGGAGGTGGCTTCATGTGGGAGCCGCTGGAGGGCCACCGCATCGGCGGCACGGCGCGTTACTGGTCCCCCGTCACCTACAAGGGTCACAGCACCACGGCGCTGATCTTGCCCGCTCCGGGCGTGGCGATCAGCCCGGTGAAGTCCGAGCTGGAGTTCCCGTTGGAGGCCACCGTCGGCTATGCGTGGACGCCGAATGAGAAGTGGCTCTTCGAGGTGGACGTGACTTTCAATGACTGGTCGTCCTTCGAGAATTTCACCCTGGAGCAACCGGGCGGCACCATCGTGGAGCCGATGAATTGGGAAGACAGCTATGTCATCGCCGCCGGCGTGACCCGCAAGTGGGCGTCGGGCTGGTGGGTCGGCGGAGGCTACTGGTTCGCCGAGAAGACGACGCCGGATGCGAACTTCAACCCGCGCCTGCCGGACGTGGACCTGCATGTCGTGAGCATCGGCACCGGCTATCGCACGGAGTGCTGGGCGGCGGACTTCACCTATCAGTACGGCTACGGCGAGCCGCGCCAGATCACCGGCAGCGCGCCGACCCTCTCGGGTGCGAGCGCGGATGGAAAGATGACCTATCGCGCGCACGGCTTCTCCGCCGGGGTACGATGGTTCTGGTAG
- a CDS encoding sensor histidine kinase, producing MSDPFDHWMPFRRRDGAWDGSRVSDRIRSEVIVPLEALVERVNHPRAEIPDGPRQSLENVFASVSESFAATDHAGAVESLDQAWHGWEVKLQGFTRGGGEISMKRLGKVPDIGREASRQLYLAVREAIGNAMKHAVAGRIEVLMVPWQKGCAVTVADNGRGISPTKAGGIGMETMRRRMARCGGEVLVHPIEGTVIEFRLPAPTRTLWEWLLSSGRLDRGVAAGRAEEVTGRWQERVERFGGLEAIFSEWPVAAGWIESRLPEARRAPDDLAKFSEWLDAELRHIGAGEVTETESGTDRVRCRVSWQGEVDPLHWLELGLVALLARPVVLRVTGSTSLELIAARRPDQLPAAANAGSFASLVHNTWAGGLPAARDDFSSYLHDVLAQELVAESMRWEITRESCPPGPLRARYDQCQHELQRIAVLARGLSHELADG from the coding sequence ATGAGCGATCCCTTTGACCACTGGATGCCTTTCAGGCGGCGCGATGGAGCGTGGGATGGCTCCCGTGTGAGCGACCGCATTCGCAGCGAGGTCATCGTGCCGCTGGAGGCACTGGTGGAGCGCGTGAATCACCCGCGCGCGGAGATCCCGGACGGCCCGCGCCAGTCGCTGGAGAATGTCTTCGCCTCGGTCAGCGAGAGCTTTGCCGCCACGGATCACGCCGGGGCGGTGGAGTCGCTGGACCAGGCGTGGCACGGCTGGGAGGTGAAGCTGCAGGGCTTCACCCGCGGCGGTGGCGAGATCTCGATGAAGCGGCTGGGCAAGGTGCCGGACATCGGGCGCGAGGCATCCCGCCAGCTCTATCTCGCGGTGCGCGAGGCGATCGGGAATGCGATGAAGCACGCCGTGGCCGGTCGCATCGAGGTGCTGATGGTTCCTTGGCAAAAGGGCTGCGCGGTGACCGTGGCGGACAATGGCCGCGGCATCTCCCCGACGAAGGCGGGCGGCATCGGCATGGAGACCATGCGCCGCCGCATGGCGCGCTGCGGGGGCGAGGTGCTGGTGCATCCCATCGAGGGCACGGTGATCGAGTTCCGCTTGCCCGCGCCGACGCGCACGCTGTGGGAGTGGCTGCTTTCCAGCGGGCGTCTCGACCGTGGTGTCGCGGCGGGCCGCGCGGAGGAAGTCACCGGCCGCTGGCAGGAGCGCGTGGAGCGTTTCGGCGGGCTGGAGGCGATCTTCTCGGAATGGCCGGTCGCGGCGGGATGGATCGAGTCCCGCCTGCCGGAGGCGCGGCGGGCCCCCGATGACCTGGCGAAATTTTCCGAATGGCTGGATGCCGAGCTGCGGCACATCGGCGCGGGTGAAGTGACCGAGACCGAGAGCGGCACGGACCGCGTGCGCTGCCGCGTCTCATGGCAGGGCGAGGTGGATCCGCTGCACTGGCTGGAGCTCGGGCTGGTGGCCCTGCTCGCGCGCCCGGTGGTGCTGCGCGTCACCGGATCGACGAGCCTGGAGCTGATCGCGGCGCGCAGGCCGGACCAGCTTCCCGCGGCGGCGAATGCAGGGTCCTTCGCCTCGCTCGTCCACAATACCTGGGCCGGTGGCCTGCCGGCGGCTCGCGATGACTTCTCCTCGTATCTCCATGACGTGCTGGCGCAGGAGCTGGTGGCGGAGTCGATGCGCTGGGAGATCACGCGGGAAAGCTGCCCGCCCGGCCCGCTGCGCGCGCGCTACGACCAATGCCAGCACGAGCTGCAACGCATCGCCGTGCTGGCGCGTGGGCTATCGCACGAGCTGGCGGACGGGTGA
- the rnhA gene encoding ribonuclease HI yields MKRVVIHTDGACKGNPGPGGYGIVMVCGRHRLELSKGYTRTTNNRMELLATIVALETLKEPCEIELLSDSRYVIDAMTKNWIKGWKAKGWRTASNGPVKNQDLWMRLAAVAETHKVTWKWLRGHAGHKENERCDVLAVTAATGRGLLVDAGFDG; encoded by the coding sequence ATGAAACGCGTGGTCATCCATACCGACGGTGCCTGCAAGGGCAATCCCGGCCCCGGCGGCTACGGCATCGTCATGGTCTGCGGCCGCCACCGGCTGGAGCTGTCGAAGGGCTACACTCGCACGACCAACAACCGCATGGAACTCCTCGCCACCATCGTGGCACTGGAGACGCTGAAGGAACCGTGCGAGATCGAGCTGCTGTCCGACTCCCGCTACGTCATCGACGCGATGACGAAGAACTGGATCAAGGGCTGGAAGGCAAAAGGCTGGCGCACCGCGAGCAATGGCCCGGTGAAAAACCAAGACCTCTGGATGCGCCTCGCCGCCGTCGCGGAGACCCACAAGGTGACTTGGAAGTGGCTGCGCGGCCACGCCGGCCACAAGGAAAACGAGCGCTGCGACGTGCTCGCCGTGACCGCCGCCACCGGCCGCGGGCTGCTCGTGGATGCGGGCTTTGACGGCTGA
- the kbl gene encoding glycine C-acetyltransferase, whose amino-acid sequence MFSDALANHLRTTLSEIESAGLYKRERLIDSTQNSTVRLKDGREVINMCANNYLGLADHPEVVAAAKASLDRWGFGMASVRFICGTQTLHKQLEEKISEFLGTEDTILYPSCFDANGGLFEVLLTEQDAVISDSLNHASIIDGVRLCKAKRFRYANNDMADLEAQLQAADAAGARFKLITTDGVFSMDGIICDLGKVHELAAKYNALVHFDDCHSTGFLGARGRGTHEHCGLFGKIDLTTGTLGKALGGASGGYTSGKKEIIDLLRQRSRPYLFSNTIAPPIVAASLKVFEMLEASTELADRVKTNTDYFRTAMASTGFTIAGKDHPISPVMLGDAALSQQFADKLLEKGVYAIGFFYPVVPQGKARIRTQISAAHTKEQLDKGIEAFVSTGKELGVI is encoded by the coding sequence ATGTTCTCCGACGCGCTCGCCAATCACCTCCGCACGACGCTTTCCGAAATCGAATCCGCCGGCCTCTACAAGCGCGAGCGCCTGATCGACTCCACGCAAAACTCCACCGTCCGCCTGAAGGACGGCCGCGAGGTGATCAACATGTGCGCGAACAACTACCTCGGCCTGGCAGACCACCCGGAAGTCGTCGCCGCCGCCAAGGCCTCCCTCGACCGCTGGGGCTTCGGCATGGCCAGCGTGCGCTTCATCTGCGGCACCCAGACGCTGCACAAGCAGCTCGAGGAAAAGATCAGCGAATTCCTCGGCACCGAGGACACCATCCTCTACCCGAGCTGCTTCGACGCGAATGGCGGCCTCTTTGAAGTCCTCCTCACCGAGCAGGACGCGGTCATCTCCGACTCGCTGAACCACGCCTCGATCATCGATGGCGTGCGCCTCTGCAAGGCCAAGCGCTTCCGCTACGCGAACAATGACATGGCGGACCTCGAGGCCCAGCTCCAGGCAGCCGATGCGGCCGGAGCGCGCTTCAAGCTGATCACCACCGATGGCGTCTTCTCGATGGACGGCATCATCTGCGACCTCGGCAAGGTCCACGAACTGGCCGCGAAGTACAACGCGCTGGTCCACTTCGACGACTGCCACTCCACCGGCTTCCTCGGCGCGCGCGGCCGCGGCACGCACGAGCATTGCGGCCTCTTCGGCAAGATCGACCTCACCACCGGCACGCTCGGCAAGGCACTCGGCGGTGCCTCCGGCGGCTACACTTCCGGCAAGAAGGAGATCATCGACCTGCTGCGCCAGCGCTCCCGCCCGTATCTTTTCTCGAACACCATCGCCCCGCCGATCGTGGCCGCATCGCTGAAGGTCTTCGAAATGCTGGAAGCCTCGACCGAACTCGCCGACCGCGTGAAGACGAATACCGACTACTTCCGCACCGCCATGGCCAGCACCGGCTTCACCATCGCGGGGAAGGATCACCCGATCTCCCCGGTCATGCTCGGCGATGCCGCGCTGTCCCAGCAATTCGCCGACAAGCTGCTGGAAAAGGGCGTCTATGCCATCGGCTTCTTCTACCCCGTGGTCCCGCAGGGCAAGGCCCGCATCCGCACCCAGATCAGCGCCGCCCACACGAAGGAGCAGCTCGACAAGGGCATCGAGGCCTTCGTCTCGACAGGCAAGGAGCTCGGGGTGATCTGA
- a CDS encoding DUF4328 domain-containing protein produces the protein MSSDTDPNPYLPPASGSSPPGLPGGFPGQPRELRIKDPRAWGWAAISFISLNCLTLTLRMVEVGHPGWLIFIALSILTTLLGAMVTYLVWIYRVASNTKIINPHSSTSPGWAVGSHFVPVANWVLPAMMVKEIADGTFRPRPPKYTGYVIAVWWVSLMLHNIAMTYQSDSAFIPVLGWAAGIGAAWLIIRISARQWELRESGLPVAPRPVMLATGGPRPVSATRLPQPTRPEGAPLHRPGPPSPNRPTPAAPEKEV, from the coding sequence ATGTCGTCCGATACCGATCCGAATCCCTATCTTCCCCCGGCTTCCGGGAGCTCTCCGCCCGGGCTTCCCGGCGGATTCCCGGGCCAGCCGCGGGAGCTGCGCATCAAGGACCCGCGCGCTTGGGGATGGGCGGCGATCTCTTTCATCTCGCTCAATTGCCTGACCCTGACCCTGCGGATGGTGGAGGTGGGCCACCCGGGATGGCTGATCTTCATCGCCCTCTCCATCCTGACGACCCTGCTGGGGGCGATGGTCACCTACCTGGTCTGGATCTACCGGGTCGCGTCGAATACGAAGATCATCAATCCCCACTCCTCCACCTCGCCCGGCTGGGCGGTGGGCAGCCATTTCGTCCCGGTGGCGAACTGGGTCCTGCCCGCCATGATGGTGAAGGAAATCGCCGACGGCACCTTCCGCCCGCGACCGCCGAAGTACACCGGCTATGTGATCGCGGTCTGGTGGGTCAGCCTGATGCTTCACAATATCGCCATGACCTACCAATCCGACTCCGCCTTCATCCCCGTGCTCGGCTGGGCGGCAGGCATCGGCGCGGCATGGCTCATCATCCGCATCAGCGCCCGGCAGTGGGAGCTGCGCGAGTCCGGCCTGCCCGTCGCACCCCGGCCCGTGATGTTGGCGACCGGTGGACCCCGCCCCGTCTCCGCGACGCGGCTGCCCCAGCCGACGCGACCGGAAGGAGCGCCGCTCCATCGCCCGGGTCCGCCCTCGCCCAATCGACCGACACCGGCCGCGCCCGAGAAGGAGGTCTGA
- a CDS encoding DUF4328 domain-containing protein, producing MDSEEVNPYATPAIIAESPIGSAPEVMGKYGPYRDNRRLAAWLIGLLFLSIAHHLWIGARDLAHLLGNNGEEAMRPTSADSYLSYTGISAVIPCLVLFGTWIVRSGKNAWLFAEVSRMRTRAGFQVKQSVLHYTPRWSVGWYFVPIACLWKPFVAMRDIVRASTLREGPPDFLLRSWWTLWILCVIIGSADDANIGRKSETEALIWATARAFVIALFLVAILLVRAVTALQTSTAAALAKADVSEPSRQARLAGQPGQR from the coding sequence ATGGACTCCGAAGAGGTCAACCCATACGCCACACCCGCCATAATCGCGGAGTCACCGATCGGCTCGGCTCCGGAGGTCATGGGCAAATATGGCCCGTATCGCGACAATCGTCGCCTCGCCGCTTGGTTGATCGGCCTGCTGTTTCTCAGCATCGCTCACCATCTCTGGATCGGAGCGCGGGATCTCGCTCATTTGCTGGGAAACAACGGAGAGGAAGCGATGCGACCGACGTCCGCCGACAGTTACCTGTCTTACACCGGGATTTCGGCAGTAATTCCCTGTCTGGTCCTCTTCGGAACTTGGATCGTTCGCTCCGGAAAGAATGCTTGGCTCTTCGCGGAAGTCAGCCGCATGCGCACACGAGCGGGCTTTCAGGTGAAGCAATCCGTCCTCCACTATACCCCGCGTTGGTCGGTTGGCTGGTACTTCGTTCCCATCGCCTGCCTTTGGAAGCCATTCGTGGCGATGCGCGATATCGTGCGCGCCTCGACGCTCCGCGAGGGACCGCCGGATTTCTTGCTGCGGTCCTGGTGGACCCTGTGGATCTTGTGCGTGATCATCGGCAGCGCCGACGATGCAAACATTGGCCGGAAGTCTGAAACGGAGGCATTGATCTGGGCCACTGCGCGAGCCTTTGTCATCGCGCTTTTTCTCGTCGCCATCCTGCTGGTACGGGCGGTGACCGCCTTGCAGACGAGCACTGCCGCGGCGCTGGCAAAGGCGGACGTCAGCGAACCCAGTCGGCAAGCTCGTCTGGCAGGGCAACCCGGCCAGCGATGA
- a CDS encoding TlpA family protein disulfide reductase yields the protein MKAIPALIALVALALPAFAADKKNKDKASVPDASVSQVKWAEVVNGASFDKDALTGKVVVVEEWGVNCGPCIASLPDMAKLAKRYDKKGLVVVGLERQNGTKEQILKLLKPARVEYPVMAGGNGPVPSDGIPHAMVFGTDGKLVWHGHPASDEFEDAVKDALKTVAKTK from the coding sequence ATGAAAGCTATCCCTGCCCTGATCGCACTCGTTGCGCTCGCCCTCCCGGCCTTCGCCGCGGACAAGAAGAACAAGGACAAGGCCTCCGTGCCGGATGCCTCCGTCAGCCAGGTGAAATGGGCTGAAGTTGTGAACGGTGCCTCCTTCGACAAGGACGCCCTCACAGGCAAGGTCGTCGTCGTCGAGGAGTGGGGCGTCAATTGCGGCCCCTGCATCGCCAGCCTGCCCGACATGGCCAAGCTCGCGAAACGCTACGACAAGAAGGGCCTCGTGGTCGTCGGACTGGAGCGCCAGAACGGCACGAAGGAGCAGATCCTCAAGCTGCTGAAGCCCGCCCGCGTGGAATACCCCGTGATGGCCGGTGGCAATGGCCCGGTGCCGAGCGACGGCATCCCGCACGCCATGGTCTTCGGCACCGATGGCAAGCTCGTCTGGCACGGCCATCCGGCCAGCGATGAATTCGAGGACGCCGTGAAGGACGCCCTCAAGACCGTGGCGAAGACGAAGTAA